A stretch of Brassica napus cultivar Da-Ae chromosome C6, Da-Ae, whole genome shotgun sequence DNA encodes these proteins:
- the LOC111206887 gene encoding uncharacterized protein LOC111206887 — MDVAVMTPRDQTLQARECIRRVLLVICEKMFLADLLVVPIKGYEVILGMDWLSGYRAQLDCGKGHILFKENRQRQIVFYGISPSKSVSLVAALRVEDLLNDGEAYLVTVTASEGPASNRVEITDIAVVQEFEDVFAALKELPPPRSNPFTIKLSR, encoded by the coding sequence ATGGATGTGGCTGTAATGACTCCCAGAGACCAAACCCTCCAAGCAAGAGAATGCATCAGAAGAGTTCTGTTAGTCATTTGCGAGAAGATGTTCTTGGCAGATTTGTTGGTGGTGCCCATAAAGGGATATGAGGTTATCCTGGGCATGGATTGGTTATCAGGCTATCGGGCACAATTAGATTGTGGAAAAGGTCATATTTTGTTCAAGGAGAATAGGCAACGGCAAATAGTGTTCTACGGGATCAGTCCAAGCAAGTCTGTGTCTTTAGTAGCTGCCTTGAGAGTGGAAGATTTGCTCAATGATGGAGAAGCGTATCTGGTAACAGTAACTGCTAGTGAAGGACCCGCTAGCAATAGAGTTGAAATTACGGATATTGCGGTAGTACAAGAGTTTGAGGATGTGTTTGCGGCGTTAAAAGAGTTACCTCCACCTCGGAGTAACCCTTTCACAATTAAACTAAGCCGATAG